In the genome of Methanobrevibacter sp., one region contains:
- a CDS encoding SprT-like domain-containing protein → MRDLKKYTIDCIDELNGIGIFPGRITSLEVNSRAKKRWGSCAPQLDGNGNIAGYRISINKILLDEGTPEKALKNTIIHELLHSCRDCMTHKGRWKELALKVNSELGYDIKRVKSRDHQRIEIDIDLIRPKYVIRCESCGCTYARKRCSKLVKNPDHYRCGKCGGKLILLK, encoded by the coding sequence ATGAGAGATTTGAAAAAGTACACTATCGATTGCATTGATGAATTGAACGGCATTGGCATTTTTCCAGGAAGAATTACATCATTGGAAGTCAATTCAAGAGCTAAAAAGAGATGGGGGTCTTGTGCTCCTCAACTGGATGGAAATGGAAACATTGCAGGGTATAGGATTTCAATCAATAAGATTTTGCTGGATGAGGGAACTCCTGAAAAGGCCCTTAAAAATACCATAATCCATGAGCTTCTCCATAGCTGCAGGGATTGCATGACCCACAAGGGAAGATGGAAGGAGCTGGCATTGAAAGTAAACAGTGAGCTTGGATATGACATAAAAAGGGTAAAAAGCAGGGACCATCAGAGGATTGAAATCGATATTGACCTGATAAGGCCGAAATACGTCATCAGATGCGAAAGCTGTGGCTGCACATATGCTAGAAAAAGGTGCAGCAAGCTCGTGAAGAACCCTGATCATTACAGGTGCGGCAAATGCGGCGGGAAATTGATTCTGCTCAAATAG
- the cas1 gene encoding CRISPR-associated endonuclease Cas1, producing the protein MKLIIDGYGKTIHKKDNQILIKQKGEEIYRISARKVTDITISGKGKISFDAISLISKKDIPVIGINYFGQIEYIITSPNGDITLKKEQYKCSDNQKGAILAKKFILSKLKNQKATLRTLNKNKKIPKVKEKEYAINRSIKDLEKLKLEDSNIKNKIMGIEGKSSAEYWNAISLILPEKINFKNRNQKPINDVVNSALNYGYAILASQITQSIIRKRLDPYCGFLHADRNRRASLTFDIIEEFRQQIVDKTVLKLVNKGKLTENQIDKRNNALNLETRKLLAGNILDKLYSNIHYDNRKLNYLEIIDIQVENIVKFLLYGIEFDAFYLGW; encoded by the coding sequence ATGAAATTAATAATTGACGGATATGGAAAAACAATCCATAAAAAAGACAATCAGATATTGATTAAACAAAAAGGCGAAGAAATATATAGGATAAGTGCAAGGAAAGTCACAGACATTACAATATCTGGAAAGGGAAAAATATCATTCGACGCAATATCCCTTATATCAAAAAAAGACATTCCAGTAATCGGAATCAACTACTTCGGTCAAATCGAATATATAATAACATCTCCAAATGGAGACATCACATTAAAGAAAGAACAGTACAAATGTAGCGATAATCAGAAGGGAGCCATATTGGCTAAAAAGTTTATTCTGTCAAAACTCAAAAATCAAAAAGCCACATTAAGGACCCTAAACAAAAATAAAAAAATTCCAAAAGTTAAAGAAAAGGAGTATGCAATCAACAGATCAATTAAGGACTTGGAGAAACTAAAGTTGGAAGATTCAAACATAAAAAATAAGATAATGGGAATTGAAGGAAAATCCTCAGCCGAATATTGGAATGCAATATCATTAATCCTTCCAGAAAAAATCAATTTCAAAAACAGAAATCAAAAACCGATAAATGATGTAGTGAATTCCGCTCTAAATTATGGATATGCAATATTGGCCTCACAGATAACTCAAAGCATTATTAGAAAAAGACTGGATCCCTATTGTGGATTTTTACATGCCGATAGAAATAGAAGAGCAAGCCTAACTTTTGATATAATAGAAGAATTTAGACAACAAATAGTCGACAAAACCGTTTTAAAACTTGTCAATAAAGGTAAATTAACTGAAAACCAAATTGATAAAAGAAACAATGCATTAAATTTAGAAACTAGGAAATTACTGGCCGGCAATATATTAGATAAATTATATTCAAATATCCATTATGACAATAGAAAATTGAATTATTTGGAAATAATAGATATTCAAGTAGAAAACATTGTAAAATTTTTATTATATGGAATTGAATTTGACGCTTTTTATTTGGGATGGTGA
- a CDS encoding M20 family metallo-hydrolase has protein sequence MLADIREFMVNNEDRMVELQELLTSIPAIAPESGGDGESEKAKALLEWLENAGFEDIELYGAPDKRVSSGVRPSIAVTVPGKSQQNIWIMAHMDVVPVGDLSLWDTNPWKCTRKDGKLYGRGCEDNQQGLISAAFAALYFVENEIVPEYNIKLLFVADEENGSQYGCIWLAENTDLFKSDDLVIIPDGGDSRGETIEIAEKNILWLKFDVHGKQAHGSRPDTGSNACLAASDLVLRIHQLENRFNRTDPLFKPDYSTLQPTKHDSNVDSINIIPGEDTICMDCRIIPVYTNKEVLREVDGIVEDIEDEYDVSIDYSIPQQSESPQTPEDSPIVQMLSDAIMKSHGQETELIGIGGGTVAGDLRRHGIDCAVWSTLDSLAHQPNEYCVIENMIRDAITLAAIFEN, from the coding sequence ATGTTAGCGGACATTAGGGAATTCATGGTAAACAATGAGGATAGAATGGTTGAGCTCCAGGAACTTTTGACATCAATTCCGGCTATCGCTCCTGAAAGTGGAGGTGACGGTGAGTCCGAAAAGGCAAAAGCTCTTCTAGAATGGCTTGAAAATGCAGGTTTTGAAGACATTGAACTGTATGGGGCACCGGACAAGAGGGTGAGTTCTGGGGTAAGGCCAAGCATTGCAGTAACCGTTCCTGGAAAAAGTCAGCAGAACATATGGATAATGGCCCATATGGATGTTGTTCCAGTTGGCGATTTGTCATTATGGGATACCAATCCTTGGAAATGTACTAGAAAGGATGGAAAGCTCTACGGAAGGGGATGTGAGGACAACCAGCAGGGCCTGATATCTGCAGCATTTGCAGCACTGTATTTTGTTGAAAATGAGATAGTTCCAGAATATAACATTAAGCTACTGTTTGTTGCTGATGAGGAAAATGGAAGTCAATACGGCTGCATCTGGCTTGCTGAAAATACAGATCTTTTTAAAAGTGATGATTTGGTGATAATTCCTGATGGTGGTGACAGCAGGGGAGAAACAATTGAAATAGCTGAAAAGAACATATTGTGGCTTAAGTTTGATGTTCATGGAAAACAGGCACATGGATCAAGGCCTGATACTGGAAGCAACGCCTGTCTTGCAGCAAGCGACCTTGTTTTGAGAATTCATCAACTGGAAAACAGGTTCAATAGGACAGATCCATTGTTCAAGCCCGACTACAGCACCTTACAGCCAACAAAACATGATTCAAATGTTGATAGCATTAACATAATTCCAGGGGAGGATACAATCTGCATGGACTGCAGAATAATCCCCGTCTACACAAATAAGGAGGTTTTAAGGGAGGTTGATGGAATTGTTGAGGATATTGAAGATGAGTATGATGTTTCAATAGACTATTCCATTCCACAGCAATCAGAAAGTCCGCAGACACCTGAGGATTCCCCTATAGTTCAAATGTTGTCAGATGCAATCATGAAGTCGCATGGTCAGGAAACTGAGCTTATAGGAATCGGCGGTGGAACTGTGGCGGGGGATTTGAGAAGGCATGGGATTGACTGTGCTGTATGGAGTACATTGGACAGCCTGGCCCATCAGCCAAATGAGTACTGCGTAATTGAAAACATGATAAGGGATGCGATCACATTGGCTGCAATTTTTGAAAATTAA
- a CDS encoding MFS transporter produces the protein MNLSKSEGFSTLIIFILAAALMSASQSVVTTGLTDIMKDFAINSTTAQWVYSAFLLVLGVMIPTSAYITKRFTVKTILSSSLLLFIIGCFVAYFAPNIFVLVIARVIQAIGCGILLPVTQIVLFKVIPKEKWQIFMGLFGLIIGIAPALAPTLGGIIIDSLSWRAIFIVFAIITIVILAAGIIVANINFETEEYPLDGFSLFLCVVACVGIMLGFTNIAQFGSDFLYVILPIIVGVVALFFFVKRQLKIKKPLLNLKPLKNKYFVFGTLFSAILYFTMCGINVMIPLFVQSVAYHTATEAGIVLLPGTIIMIIFNFVGPVLATRIGVRKVLILSCIFTFVGFISMMTYNIQTDITYMIVTQVIRCIGAGLGLMPCVTWTISVVSNDVEDATAINNTIRQIIGSIGAAMAVVFMAILAGGNVAHNMISVSAFSSTSLIMAILTLISLAIVILYIKSKEDGVGE, from the coding sequence ATGAATTTATCAAAAAGCGAAGGGTTTTCAACCCTTATAATTTTTATCTTGGCAGCTGCACTGATGAGCGCTTCTCAAAGTGTAGTTACAACAGGTTTAACTGACATTATGAAAGATTTTGCAATAAACTCAACAACTGCCCAATGGGTTTATTCAGCATTTTTATTGGTTTTAGGAGTGATGATTCCAACATCCGCTTACATTACCAAGCGTTTTACCGTAAAAACAATCCTATCATCATCTCTGCTTTTATTCATCATAGGATGTTTTGTAGCTTATTTTGCACCTAACATATTTGTATTGGTAATTGCACGTGTAATCCAGGCTATCGGATGTGGTATTCTGCTTCCTGTAACTCAGATTGTTCTCTTTAAGGTAATTCCAAAGGAAAAATGGCAGATATTCATGGGTCTTTTCGGTTTGATCATTGGAATCGCACCTGCATTGGCACCTACCCTTGGTGGAATAATCATCGATTCATTAAGCTGGAGGGCCATTTTCATCGTATTTGCAATAATCACCATAGTAATCCTTGCTGCAGGAATAATCGTTGCAAACATCAACTTCGAAACCGAGGAATATCCTCTTGACGGTTTCTCACTTTTCCTTTGTGTTGTTGCATGTGTCGGAATCATGCTCGGATTTACCAACATCGCACAGTTCGGTTCTGACTTCTTATATGTGATATTGCCAATAATCGTAGGTGTAGTTGCATTGTTCTTCTTTGTAAAAAGACAATTGAAGATTAAGAAACCATTGCTTAACTTAAAACCACTTAAAAACAAGTATTTCGTATTCGGGACCTTGTTTTCAGCTATCTTGTACTTTACAATGTGCGGAATTAATGTTATGATTCCTTTATTTGTTCAAAGCGTTGCATACCATACAGCTACTGAGGCAGGTATTGTCTTGCTTCCTGGAACAATCATTATGATCATATTTAACTTTGTAGGTCCTGTATTGGCTACCAGAATAGGAGTAAGGAAAGTATTGATCCTTTCATGTATATTCACATTTGTAGGGTTCATATCAATGATGACCTATAACATCCAGACAGACATCACATATATGATTGTCACACAGGTCATCAGATGTATCGGTGCAGGTTTAGGATTGATGCCTTGTGTAACCTGGACAATCAGTGTGGTTTCCAACGATGTTGAGGACGCTACTGCCATCAACAACACAATCAGACAGATTATCGGTTCCATTGGGGCTGCGATGGCTGTTGTATTCATGGCAATCCTTGCAGGAGGAAACGTTGCACACAACATGATTTCAGTCTCTGCATTTTCATCAACCTCATTGATAATGGCAATATTGACCTTGATCTCATTGGCCATCGTTATCCTTTATATCAAATCAAAAGAGGATGGTGTTGGAGAGTAA
- a CDS encoding nitroreductase family protein, with the protein MNTLETMYKRRSIREYEDEDISEEKLDKIIQAALLAPTSRNRNPCEFYVVKNREILNELSESKAAGSQFLKNANVGIVVLGDTEKADTWIEDSSIALTYMHLMAAGEDIGSCWIQIHMRKDVEGRDAEENVREILDVGENYRIVGIMALGVPAIQREGKTKEDLDYSKVKVID; encoded by the coding sequence ATGAATACTCTAGAAACAATGTACAAAAGAAGAAGCATAAGAGAATATGAAGATGAAGATATAAGTGAAGAAAAGCTGGATAAAATCATACAGGCAGCACTCCTCGCACCTACAAGCAGAAACAGGAACCCATGTGAATTCTACGTAGTTAAAAACAGGGAAATCTTAAATGAATTGAGTGAAAGCAAGGCTGCAGGATCACAGTTTCTGAAAAATGCAAATGTAGGAATAGTTGTTCTTGGAGATACCGAAAAAGCAGACACATGGATTGAGGACTCATCAATCGCATTGACCTACATGCACCTCATGGCGGCTGGCGAAGACATTGGAAGCTGCTGGATACAGATACACATGAGAAAGGATGTTGAAGGCAGAGATGCGGAGGAAAACGTTCGTGAAATACTTGATGTTGGAGAAAACTACCGCATCGTAGGAATAATGGCTTTGGGCGTGCCAGCTATTCAAAGAGAAGGTAAAACAAAAGAAGATTTGGATTACAGCAAAGTAAAGGTTATTGATTAA
- a CDS encoding Ig-like domain-containing protein, with product MNSKKLIIICAAIIISIAGVSSVLILTHNSQEETELSITSPSTIVIGDNVSVKLAAENGTSIANQTINISLISPDGKKITVNAVTDDEGIASYGISDISAGNYTLECLFEGNDEYKESNATSPLEVKEMVVEKHVTKSSDSEDSNSCHHGYPSIYECPTCYNKKVASEWAYFDPSTAETPEQAQFIKDHNAIIDAARK from the coding sequence ATGAATTCAAAAAAACTAATTATAATATGTGCTGCCATAATCATCTCCATAGCAGGAGTCTCAAGCGTTCTTATTTTAACACACAACAGTCAGGAAGAAACAGAACTAAGCATTACATCCCCTTCAACAATAGTTATTGGAGATAATGTATCAGTTAAGCTAGCCGCCGAAAACGGAACATCAATAGCAAACCAAACAATAAACATCAGCCTCATATCTCCCGACGGCAAGAAAATAACTGTAAATGCAGTTACAGATGATGAAGGAATCGCCAGCTATGGAATTTCAGACATTTCAGCGGGAAACTACACTCTGGAATGCCTGTTTGAGGGAAATGACGAATACAAGGAATCAAATGCAACCTCTCCATTGGAAGTGAAGGAAATGGTGGTTGAAAAACATGTGACAAAATCATCAGACTCAGAAGATTCAAATTCCTGCCATCATGGATATCCAAGCATATATGAATGCCCTACATGTTACAATAAAAAGGTAGCTAGCGAATGGGCCTATTTTGATCCTTCCACTGCTGAAACTCCAGAACAGGCACAATTCATTAAAGACCACAATGCAATAATAGATGCTGCCAGGAAATGA
- the cas2 gene encoding CRISPR-associated endonuclease Cas2: protein MKVLIIFNVKFKKDISKLKKLLDYNAFRQINSTTYIGELSNNELEILRNEIKQNFNENDTIIVTPICKNCIDKVEIIGQNIEFDEEQYKIL, encoded by the coding sequence ATGAAAGTGCTGATAATTTTCAATGTCAAGTTCAAGAAAGATATTTCCAAACTCAAAAAACTATTGGATTATAATGCTTTCAGGCAAATTAATTCAACTACTTACATTGGTGAACTATCAAATAATGAGTTGGAAATATTAAGAAATGAAATCAAACAAAATTTCAATGAAAACGATACCATTATAGTAACACCAATTTGTAAAAATTGCATTGATAAGGTTGAAATCATTGGCCAAAACATAGAATTTGATGAGGAGCAATATAAAATACTATGA
- a CDS encoding sugar O-acetyltransferase: protein MKYDDEELILGPLSDLGLPSDDDWQRTSELVYELNHTPPSQKERIAAIIDELFGEFGEDSQILLPVSCNLGYNIKIGKGVFINVDAVFLDPDVIEIGDYTMFGPGVHVYTANHPVRTDDRIVMGEDGKYTFTNFTRPVKIGRKCWIGGRSTILPGVTIGNNVVIGTGSLVNKDIPDNSIAVGSPARIIGRTDE from the coding sequence ATGAAATATGATGATGAAGAACTGATATTAGGGCCGCTGAGCGATTTGGGCCTTCCATCTGATGATGACTGGCAAAGGACCAGCGAACTTGTTTACGAACTGAACCACACGCCGCCGTCACAAAAGGAAAGGATTGCAGCGATAATCGATGAGCTTTTCGGAGAGTTCGGAGAGGACTCCCAAATACTTCTCCCGGTTTCATGCAATCTCGGATATAACATAAAAATAGGAAAAGGCGTTTTTATCAATGTTGATGCGGTATTTCTGGACCCTGACGTGATTGAAATAGGTGACTATACCATGTTCGGTCCGGGAGTCCATGTATATACAGCTAATCATCCGGTAAGGACAGATGACAGGATAGTGATGGGGGAAGACGGCAAATATACCTTTACCAATTTTACACGTCCAGTAAAGATAGGCCGCAAATGCTGGATTGGTGGACGTTCCACAATTCTACCTGGAGTTACCATAGGGAACAATGTGGTTATTGGAACAGGAAGCCTGGTGAACAAGGACATTCCGGACAATTCAATTGCTGTGGGATCACCTGCAAGAATCATTGGAAGAACTGACGAGTAG
- a CDS encoding SulP family inorganic anion transporter produces MSYFDQFKNANIKLEILSGLTVALALMPECIAFAIVAHVNPLTGIYTAAIICFITALIGGRPGLISGAAGSVAVVSVALVVQYGIEYLFLAAILMGIIEILIGVFKLAKFIRLVPRPVVYGFLNGLAILIFISQFEQLKTPSGAWISGMPLAIMIVFIVLSMLIVYLFPKISKKVPSALMAILGVSIISSVFGISTKTLGDIASISGGLPVFHIPQVPLTFEAFMIVLPYAILMAAVGLIETLLTVNVVDEMTNSRGKANRESVAQGIANFVCGFFQGMGGCAMVGQTMINLNSGARTRISGITGGIVIFLIILFAAPLVEKIPIAALVGVMFMVAITTFEWASLHLLKNVPRVDQAVMIIVTIITVVMNNLAIAVIIGVCISALAFAWEAAKRVQIIYSFDEKNNTEYYEIRGPLFFAGTTEFKDAFNYDTKAETVVINFLASRLVDQSALAAVNDVTKRFDQNGVKVLLSHLSPDCIELLKDVSEFVEVDILKDPYYKIPSDELD; encoded by the coding sequence ATGTCTTATTTTGATCAATTTAAAAATGCCAACATCAAATTGGAGATCCTTTCAGGTCTTACAGTGGCATTGGCTTTGATGCCTGAGTGCATAGCATTTGCAATTGTAGCTCATGTAAATCCATTAACTGGAATATACACTGCAGCCATCATCTGCTTTATCACTGCATTGATTGGCGGTAGGCCAGGACTTATTTCAGGAGCCGCTGGGAGTGTAGCTGTCGTCAGCGTTGCTCTGGTTGTTCAGTACGGTATAGAATATCTGTTTTTGGCTGCAATTTTAATGGGAATAATAGAGATTCTCATCGGCGTTTTTAAGTTGGCCAAATTCATTCGTCTGGTTCCAAGACCTGTTGTCTACGGTTTTCTGAACGGTCTTGCAATTCTTATTTTCATATCCCAGTTCGAACAGCTTAAAACACCTTCAGGAGCATGGATCAGTGGAATGCCATTGGCCATAATGATCGTCTTTATAGTCTTAAGCATGCTGATTGTTTACCTGTTTCCCAAGATTTCAAAAAAGGTTCCATCTGCATTGATGGCCATTTTGGGAGTTTCAATCATCAGCTCTGTTTTCGGCATCTCAACAAAAACCCTTGGAGACATTGCATCAATTTCAGGTGGACTTCCTGTTTTCCATATACCTCAAGTTCCATTGACTTTTGAAGCGTTTATGATAGTTTTACCATATGCAATACTCATGGCAGCAGTAGGACTCATCGAGACATTGCTTACAGTAAACGTAGTGGATGAAATGACAAACAGCAGAGGTAAGGCAAACCGTGAAAGTGTAGCTCAGGGAATTGCAAACTTCGTATGCGGATTCTTCCAGGGAATGGGAGGCTGTGCAATGGTAGGTCAGACAATGATAAACCTGAACTCCGGTGCAAGAACAAGAATAAGCGGAATAACTGGAGGAATAGTAATATTTCTAATCATACTCTTTGCAGCACCTCTGGTTGAAAAGATACCTATAGCCGCTCTCGTGGGAGTAATGTTTATGGTGGCAATAACAACATTCGAATGGGCCAGCCTCCATCTGCTTAAAAACGTTCCAAGAGTGGATCAGGCAGTAATGATAATAGTGACAATAATTACGGTAGTGATGAATAATCTGGCTATTGCAGTAATAATAGGAGTCTGCATAAGCGCCCTTGCGTTTGCATGGGAAGCTGCAAAAAGAGTCCAGATAATATACTCCTTTGACGAGAAAAACAATACGGAATACTATGAAATAAGAGGACCCCTATTCTTTGCAGGAACAACAGAATTCAAGGATGCCTTCAACTATGATACAAAGGCAGAAACTGTCGTGATTAACTTTCTGGCATCAAGACTCGTGGATCAGTCTGCATTGGCAGCAGTAAATGATGTTACAAAAAGATTTGACCAGAATGGAGTGAAAGTCCTGTTGAGTCATTTAAGTCCAGACTGCATTGAACTGCTTAAAGACGTAAGTGAATTTGTGGAAGTTGATATTCTAAAAGACCCATATTACAAAATACCATCAGATGAACTTGATTAA
- a CDS encoding zinc ribbon domain-containing protein, whose product MVYCPKCGKENVDGARYCRKCGHRFKRQLPKRKYVAAAAVIAGIIIILAIAMGSEDTEAPANVTAPANNTTVPETQNTTSLGGLIFNVPKGYEEYSSNRTKVLGEEDNTVDVYIKYFRKGNDTLRILVGKLESGASMSSGYLDIYLEDSGFEIENRTINSRPGYYFVDDLEPPVWYHFVFMRSGKLVDLSASDEGIMKGLI is encoded by the coding sequence ATGGTATACTGTCCAAAATGCGGAAAGGAAAATGTGGATGGGGCTAGATACTGCAGAAAATGCGGCCACAGATTCAAAAGGCAATTACCCAAAAGAAAATATGTTGCAGCGGCAGCAGTCATTGCAGGCATTATCATCATTCTGGCAATTGCAATGGGTTCTGAAGATACGGAAGCTCCTGCAAACGTCACTGCACCTGCAAACAACACTACAGTTCCTGAAACACAAAACACAACCTCTCTTGGAGGGCTGATATTCAATGTTCCTAAGGGATATGAGGAATATTCGTCAAACAGGACCAAGGTATTGGGAGAGGAAGACAATACTGTTGACGTATACATCAAATACTTCAGAAAAGGCAACGATACTTTGAGAATCCTTGTAGGCAAGCTTGAAAGCGGAGCATCAATGAGTTCCGGCTATCTTGACATCTATCTTGAAGATTCAGGATTTGAAATAGAAAACAGGACAATAAATAGCAGGCCGGGATATTACTTTGTCGATGATCTAGAGCCTCCGGTATGGTACCATTTCGTATTCATGAGGAGTGGAAAGCTTGTTGACCTTTCAGCCAGCGATGAAGGAATCATGAAAGGTCTTATTTGA
- a CDS encoding multidrug efflux SMR transporter, which produces MNSWICLVIAGFFEMVWVLALKFSDNFKKIEYVVLTIVAMILSLLFLSFSFKSIPTGTAYACWTAIGAVGVIVVGMLFLGESTSFLRILFISLIVIGIVGLKLVS; this is translated from the coding sequence ATGAATTCATGGATTTGTCTTGTTATTGCAGGATTTTTTGAGATGGTTTGGGTATTGGCCCTTAAATTCTCCGACAACTTTAAAAAGATCGAGTATGTTGTTTTGACAATTGTTGCAATGATTTTAAGCTTGCTTTTTCTGTCATTCTCTTTCAAATCCATTCCTACAGGAACCGCATATGCATGCTGGACTGCAATTGGGGCTGTTGGAGTTATTGTAGTGGGCATGTTGTTTCTGGGGGAATCCACTTCTTTTTTAAGAATCCTGTTCATAAGCTTAATTGTTATTGGTATTGTTGGCCTTAAGCTCGTTAGCTGA
- a CDS encoding DedA family protein: MLEYLIELVNMFFLHYGAIGVFVATLIGSIIAPVPSTLIVVTGGFFMLKADPINLHSLGKLLFNISIPVGLGITIGSTIIYSLCYYIGKPFVDRYGRYIGLNWDEIEKFESGVSNLKRDYLYIYLTRVIPVIPNMVISVFCGIMRYNPRKFLITTFLGGVTRALILGFIGWEFGTLSKDISGHMTTVEHLLIVLIIMAIAGYLVYRRRNESANELKANNTNNN, translated from the coding sequence ATGCTTGAATACTTAATAGAACTTGTCAATATGTTTTTCCTACATTACGGCGCCATAGGAGTGTTTGTAGCCACACTGATAGGATCAATAATTGCACCGGTTCCATCAACATTGATTGTAGTTACTGGGGGATTTTTCATGCTAAAGGCAGATCCAATAAACCTACACTCATTAGGAAAGCTATTATTCAACATTTCAATACCTGTAGGCCTTGGAATAACAATAGGGTCCACAATAATATATTCATTATGCTATTATATTGGAAAACCCTTCGTTGACAGATACGGAAGGTATATTGGCCTAAACTGGGATGAAATAGAAAAATTCGAAAGTGGAGTTTCCAATTTGAAAAGAGATTATCTATATATCTATCTCACTCGAGTAATCCCCGTAATTCCGAATATGGTAATAAGCGTATTTTGCGGAATAATGAGATACAATCCAAGAAAATTCCTGATTACCACATTTCTTGGAGGAGTTACAAGAGCATTGATACTTGGATTTATCGGATGGGAATTTGGAACCCTTTCCAAAGACATTTCAGGACATATGACCACAGTAGAACATCTTCTGATTGTCCTTATAATCATGGCCATTGCAGGATATCTCGTTTATAGAAGAAGAAACGAATCAGCTAACGAGCTTAAGGCCAACAATACCAATAACAATTAA
- a CDS encoding TIGR02452 family protein produces the protein MSRHDNVKIFEDTINQCFINRKLREAIDNSIEKQKVIDYTFNDTPARYGRPAKTIISRKRTFEAASKYKNKHVGVLNFASYTNPGGGVFGGSRAQEEALCRCSTLYIPLKNTEKEYHEKHRQQIKDGEIDVLYGDDCIYTPDVVVFKSDTSNPQMLDENEWYKVDVISAAAPNLRKDPSNKYNPDSGNHQIEISDYGLFNIQKSRIRQIFSIAKETGIEVLIVGAFGCGAFKNPPKVVANAFKEVIEEFKNDFEVIEIAIAGTRDTRNLDTFRRVFN, from the coding sequence ATGTCAAGACACGATAACGTTAAAATATTTGAAGATACAATTAACCAATGTTTCATAAACAGAAAACTCAGAGAGGCAATCGACAATTCAATAGAAAAACAGAAAGTGATAGACTACACATTTAACGATACACCAGCAAGATATGGCAGGCCAGCCAAAACAATAATCTCCAGAAAAAGAACATTCGAGGCAGCTTCAAAATACAAGAACAAACATGTAGGTGTTCTGAACTTTGCATCATACACAAATCCTGGAGGTGGGGTGTTTGGAGGTTCAAGAGCTCAGGAAGAAGCACTTTGCAGATGCAGCACACTATACATCCCACTAAAAAACACGGAAAAGGAATATCATGAAAAACACAGACAGCAAATAAAAGACGGTGAAATAGACGTATTGTATGGTGACGACTGCATTTACACTCCAGACGTTGTCGTATTCAAGTCAGACACCTCAAATCCACAGATGCTGGATGAAAATGAATGGTATAAGGTGGATGTAATCAGCGCGGCGGCACCAAACCTTAGAAAAGACCCAAGCAACAAGTACAATCCAGACAGCGGCAATCATCAAATAGAAATATCCGATTATGGATTGTTCAACATTCAAAAGTCAAGAATCAGACAAATATTCTCAATAGCCAAGGAAACAGGAATAGAAGTGTTGATTGTAGGTGCCTTCGGCTGCGGAGCCTTTAAAAATCCTCCAAAAGTTGTTGCAAACGCATTTAAGGAAGTCATTGAAGAATTCAAAAACGATTTCGAAGTAATAGAAATAGCAATAGCTGGAACCAGGGACACTAGAAATCTGGACACATTTAGAAGAGTATTTAATTAA
- a CDS encoding transglutaminase domain-containing protein codes for MPYPSPVYSNYTYSPEQVIKQKWSNCADRSRPAYQMSKVAKITCRIVHNSSCGGSGHLWVQYKISGEWVDSDPAPSRPNLRAVWNNCKWSVSAYAQQGQS; via the coding sequence ATACCATATCCCTCACCAGTTTATTCTAATTATACATATTCACCAGAACAAGTGATAAAACAAAAATGGAGTAACTGTGCAGACCGTTCAAGACCAGCATATCAAATGTCCAAGGTTGCAAAGATTACATGCAGAATAGTTCATAATTCTAGTTGTGGTGGAAGTGGTCATCTATGGGTTCAATACAAAATAAGTGGAGAATGGGTAGATTCCGACCCTGCTCCAAGCCGACCTAATCTTAGAGCAGTGTGGAATAATTGTAAATGGTCAGTTAGTGCTTATGCCCAACAAGGTCAAAGTTAA